TGGATGCTGGAGTGGCGGCTGGAGGCGTATCGCCGCTGGCTGACCATGGAAGAGCCGACCTGGGCGCGGGTGGATTATCCGAAGATCGACTATCAGGATCTGTATTACTATTCCGCGCCGAAGAAGAAGGAACTGGCCTCGCTGGACGAGGTCGATCCGGAAATTCTCAAGACCTATGAGAAGCTGGGGATTCCGCTGCGTGAGCAGGAGATGCTCGCGGGTGTTGTGCGCAGGGACGCCGACGGCAACGAACTCGCCGAGCGCCGTGTGGCTGTGGATGCGGTGTTCGACTCGGTGTCGGTGGCGACCACGTTCCAGGCGGAGCTAAAGGCGGCCGGCGTGATCTTCATGCCGATCTCGGAGGCGATCCGCGAGCATCCGGATTTGGTGAAAACCTATCTCGGCACCGTGGTGCCGACCTCCGACAATTATTTCGCGACGCTGAACTCGGCGGTGTTTTCCGACGGCTCGTTCGTCTATGTGCCGCCGGGCGTGAAGTGTCCGATGGAACTGTCCACTTACTTCCGCATCAACGAGCGC
The nucleotide sequence above comes from Bradyrhizobium sp. G127. Encoded proteins:
- the sufB gene encoding Fe-S cluster assembly protein SufB yields the protein WMLEWRLEAYRRWLTMEEPTWARVDYPKIDYQDLYYYSAPKKKELASLDEVDPEILKTYEKLGIPLREQEMLAGVVRRDADGNELAERRVAVDAVFDSVSVATTFQAELKAAGVIFMPISEAIREHPDLVKTYLGTVVPTSDNYFATLNSAVFSDGSFVYVPPGVKCPMELSTYFRINERNTGQFERTLIIADKGAYVSYLEGCTAPQRDENQLHAAVVELVTHDDAEIKYSTVQNWYPGNAEGKGGIYNFVTKRGDCRGRNSKISWTQVETGSAITWKYPSCILRGDNSRGEFYSIAISNGYQQVDSGTKMIHLGKNTTSRIISKGIAAGKSQNTYRGLVTAHRKATGARN